In Macadamia integrifolia cultivar HAES 741 chromosome 5, SCU_Mint_v3, whole genome shotgun sequence, a single window of DNA contains:
- the LOC122080398 gene encoding cytochrome P450 84A1-like: MDYSALLQPTPMLFLFVLPLLFLFGMLLRGRKKLPYPPGPKGLPIIGNMNMLDQLNHRGFSKLAKQYGGLLHLRLGGLHVVVASTPEMARQVLQAQDINFSNRPLNIAIKYLSYDQADMAFAHYGSFWRQMRKVCVMRLFSRRRAESWASVRDEVDSMIHTLVSQAGEGKSINVGSLFFSLAMNITYRAAFGSDVLEGQEKFVSIMQEFSHLFGVFNLADFIPWLGWADPHGRRIHKTLVKARNSLDVFIDKIIDDHLEKRKSSNRSDDDDVETDMVDDLLAFYTEEEPQKSGESADLQGSITLTRDNIKGIIMDVMFGGTETIASLIEWTVTELLKSPEHMKRVQQELEDVIGLDRIFQESDLENLPYFRATIKETLRLHPPLPVLLHAAAEDAEVGGYTIPKGARVLVNVWQIGRDKDSWEEPETYNPARFMSDDAPNYKGNNFEYLPFSSGRRSCPGMQLGMYALELALGHLLHNFKWELPNGLKPSDIDMSDSSGITTPKAVQLVAVPTIRLTCPIL; encoded by the exons ATGGATTACTCTGCTCTACTGCAACCTACACCAATGCTGTTCCTCTTTGTGTTGCCGCTATTGTTTTTATTTGGTATGTTATTAAGGGGACGTAAGAAACTACCTTACCCACCAGGACCAAAGGGTCTACCCATCATTGGAAACATGAACATGTTGGATCAGCTCAATCACCGTGGATTTTCCAAACTCGCCAAACAATACGGTGGTCTCTTACATCTTCGTTTGGGTGGTCTCCACGTGGTGGTAGCGTCTACCCCTGAGATGGCTCGCCAAGTCCTTCAAGCCCAAGACATCAACTTCTCCAATCGCCCACTTAACATAGCCATCAAGTACCTTAGCTACGACCAAGCTGATATGGCTTTCGCCCACTACGGTTCCTTCTGGCGTCAGATGCGTAAGGTCTGTGTCATGAGGCTGTTCAGTCGCAGAAGGGCTGAGTCTTGGGCGTCCGTCAGAGACGAGGTGGATTCGATGATCCATACCTTGGTGTCCCAGGCCGGGGAAGGGAAGTCCATCAACGTCGGAAGCCTCTTCTTCTCACTAGCAATGAACATCACCTACAGGGCTGCCTTTGGGTCAGATGTCTTGGAGGGTCAAGAGAAGTTTGTGTCTATAATGCAGGAGTTCTCGCACCTGTTTGGGGTTTTCAACTTGGCCGATTTCATACCATGGCTCGGCTGGGCAGATCCCCATGGGCGCCGGATCCATAAGACACTCGTTAAGGCACGTAACTCGCTTGATGTGTTCATCGACAAAATCATCGACGATCActtggagaagaggaagagcagCAATCgatctgatgatgatgatgttgaaacTGATATGGTGGATGATCTGCTCGCTTTCTACACCGAAGAAGAACCACAGAAGAGTGGGGAATCGGCCGATTTACAAGGTTCCATCACCCTCACTCGAGACAACATCAAGGGCATCATCATG GACGTGATGTTCGGGGGAACAGAAACGATTGCTTCATTGATAGAGTGGACTGTGACGGAGCTGCTAAAGAGTCCTGAGCATATGAAGAGGGTGCAACAAGAATTAGAGGACGTGATAGGGCTGGACAGGATATTTCAAGAGTCGGACTTAGAGAATCTCCCCTACTTCAGAGCCACAATCAAGGAGACACTCCGCCTCCACCCACCGCTACCGGTCTTACTTCACGCCGCAGCCGAGGACGCAGAAGTGGGAGGCTACACCATCCCAAAGGGAGCAAGAGTGCTTGTCAATGTTTGGCAAATTGGAAGGGATAAAGACTCATGGGAGGAGCCAGAAACCTACAATCCAGCTCGGTTCATGAGTGATGATGCCCCTAATTACAAGGGAAACAACTTCGAGTACTTGCCATTTAGTTCAGGTAGGAGGTCTTGCCCAGGAATGCAGTTGGGAATGTATGCCTTAGAATTGGCTTTGGGTCACCTCCTCCACAACTTCAAGTGGGAGTTGCCTAATGGCCTGAAGCCTAGCGATATCGACATGAGCGATTCCTCCGGAATTACCACTCCCAAAGCGGTTCAACTCGTAGCTGTACCCACTATTCGCCTCACCTGCCCCATCTTGTGA